From Calothrix sp. PCC 6303, a single genomic window includes:
- a CDS encoding TIGR02587 family membrane protein, with amino-acid sequence MIKSHHKPKSKTKSKAWLREINDLIRGACGGFLFGIPLLYTMEVWWIGSQAKPYKLLITIALTFIAVYLINRTEGFRKYSRSNRPYEAAINTVEAMAIGILCSAFMMVLLQEVTFDNFFKESIGKVIFEGMSFTFGVALANQFLGNSEDSFDARNDTENNKKSHSTSSDHLYATLSDIGTTLIGATVIASNIAPTDEVTMLAASVSPKSLLLIVLTSLVITYSIVFQAGFSNQQKRRQQQGLFQRPSSETIMAYLISLLASAFMLWFFQKIAISDPWTMWLEQTLLLGLPASIGGAAGRLAI; translated from the coding sequence ATGATCAAATCGCACCATAAACCTAAATCAAAAACTAAATCCAAAGCTTGGTTACGTGAAATAAATGATCTAATTCGCGGTGCTTGTGGTGGGTTTTTATTTGGAATTCCCCTACTCTACACGATGGAAGTTTGGTGGATTGGTTCCCAGGCAAAACCATATAAGCTACTTATTACAATTGCACTTACTTTTATTGCTGTTTATCTAATTAATCGTACTGAAGGATTTCGCAAATATAGCCGCAGTAACCGACCGTATGAAGCAGCAATTAATACTGTAGAAGCGATGGCTATTGGCATATTATGTTCTGCATTTATGATGGTGTTACTTCAGGAGGTGACTTTTGATAATTTCTTCAAAGAATCAATAGGAAAAGTGATATTTGAAGGAATGTCATTTACATTTGGCGTTGCGCTTGCAAATCAGTTTCTAGGAAACAGTGAGGATAGTTTTGATGCTAGAAATGATACTGAAAATAACAAAAAATCCCATAGCACTTCATCAGATCATTTATATGCAACCTTAAGCGATATTGGAACCACTTTAATTGGAGCCACTGTTATCGCTTCTAATATCGCTCCAACCGATGAAGTTACTATGTTAGCAGCATCAGTTTCACCTAAATCATTATTATTAATAGTGCTAACATCCTTAGTGATAACCTATAGCATAGTTTTCCAAGCAGGCTTTTCTAACCAGCAAAAACGTAGACAACAACAAGGACTTTTTCAAAGACCATCGAGCGAAACAATTATGGCATACTTAATTTCACTTCTTGCATCTGCCTTTATGCTTTGGTTTTTCCAGAAAATTGCAATATCTGACCCTTGGACAATGTGGTTAGAACAGACTTTATTATTAGGATTACCTGCAAGTATTGGTGGTGCAGCAGGAAGATTAGCCATATAA